Proteins co-encoded in one Juglans regia cultivar Chandler chromosome 16, Walnut 2.0, whole genome shotgun sequence genomic window:
- the LOC109007523 gene encoding peroxidase 5-like isoform X1 encodes MSSSKKLITCLSIILVVVLLCTQSVHSQLQVGFYMNSCMLAEFIVKDEVRKAFIKDKGVAAGLVRLHFHDCFVRGCEASVLIDSTASSTAEKDSPANNPSLRGFEVIDNAKAKLEAICKGVVSCADIVAFAARDSIELTGGVRYYVPAGRRDGRISLASETLTNLPPPTLNVDQLTQSFANKGFTQEEMVTLSARLKEQCPQGSTDPNLVVPMNPSSPAVTDVGYYIDILANRGLFTSDQTLLRSPETANQVNQNARNPMLWRFKFAAAMLKMGQLGVLTGNAGEIRTNCRVINS; translated from the exons ATGAGTTCAAGTAAGAAGCTAATTACTTGTTTGTCTATAATTTTAGTTGTGGTTTTGTTATGCACTCAAAGTGTGCATTCTCAGCTTCAAGTTGGGTTTTATATGAATTCATGTATGTTGGCTGAATTCATAGTTAAAGATGAGGTCAGGAAAGCTTTCATTAAGGATAAGGGAGTGGCGGCTGGTCTTGTTAGACTACACTTTCATGACTGCTTTGTTAGA GGTTGTGAAGCATCAGTGCTCATTGATTCCACTGCATCAAGCACAGCAGAGAAAGATTCTCCTGCAAATAACCCCAGCCTACGAGGGTTTGAAGTCATTGATAATGCCAAGGCTAAACTTGAAGCCATTTGTAAGGGGGTTGTTTCGTGTGCTGATATAGTTGCCTTTGCAGCAAGAGATAGCATAGAATTA ACTGGAGGAGTCAGATATTATGTTCCTGCAGGAAGAAGAGATGGCAGAATCTCACTAGCTTCAGAGACATTGACAAACTTACCTCCCCCTACACTCAATGTCGACCAACTCACTCAATCCTTTGCAAACAAGGGTTTCACACAAGAAGAGATGGTCACCCTTTCCG CTAGGTTGAAGGAGCAGTGTCCACAAGGCAGCACAGACCCTAACCTAGTGGTTCCAATGAACCCTTCTAGCCCTGCTGTAACCGATGTGGGTTACTACATTGACATCCTGGCTAACCGAGGGTTGTTCACATCAGACCAAACACTTCTGAGAAGCCCAGAAACAGCTAACCAAGTGAATCAAAATGCAAGGAACCCCATGCTTTGGAGGTTCAAATTTGCTGCTGCAATGTTGAAGATGGGTCAACTTGGCGTGCTAACTGGTAATGCTGGTGAGATACGTACGAATTGCAGGGTGATAAATAGCTAG
- the LOC109007523 gene encoding peroxidase 5-like isoform X2, protein MSSSKKLITCLSIILVVVLLCTQSVHSQLQVGFYMNSCMLAEFIVKDEVRKAFIKDKGVAAGLVRLHFHDCFVRGCEASVLIDSTASSTAEKDSPANNPSLRGFEVIDNAKAKLEAICKGVVSCADIVAFAARDSIELTGGVRYYVPAGRRDGRISLASETLTNLPPPTLNVDQLTQSFANKGFTQEEMVTLSGAHTIGRSHCTSFSNRLYNFNGTTSQDPSLDPMYAARLKEQCPQGSTDPNLVVPMNPSSPAVTDVGYYIDILANRGLFTSDQTLLRSPETANQVNQNARNPMLWRFKFAAAMLKMGQLGVLTGNAGEIRTNCRVINS, encoded by the exons ATGAGTTCAAGTAAGAAGCTAATTACTTGTTTGTCTATAATTTTAGTTGTGGTTTTGTTATGCACTCAAAGTGTGCATTCTCAGCTTCAAGTTGGGTTTTATATGAATTCATGTATGTTGGCTGAATTCATAGTTAAAGATGAGGTCAGGAAAGCTTTCATTAAGGATAAGGGAGTGGCGGCTGGTCTTGTTAGACTACACTTTCATGACTGCTTTGTTAGA GGTTGTGAAGCATCAGTGCTCATTGATTCCACTGCATCAAGCACAGCAGAGAAAGATTCTCCTGCAAATAACCCCAGCCTACGAGGGTTTGAAGTCATTGATAATGCCAAGGCTAAACTTGAAGCCATTTGTAAGGGGGTTGTTTCGTGTGCTGATATAGTTGCCTTTGCAGCAAGAGATAGCATAGAATTA ACTGGAGGAGTCAGATATTATGTTCCTGCAGGAAGAAGAGATGGCAGAATCTCACTAGCTTCAGAGACATTGACAAACTTACCTCCCCCTACACTCAATGTCGACCAACTCACTCAATCCTTTGCAAACAAGGGTTTCACACAAGAAGAGATGGTCACCCTTTCCG GAGCACACACCATTGGCCGATCTCATTGTACTTCATTTAGCAACAGATTGTATAATTTCAATGGAACAACAAGTCAGGATCCAAGTTTAGATCCCATGTACGCAGCTAGGTTGAAGGAGCAGTGTCCACAAGGCAGCACAGACCCTAACCTAGTGGTTCCAATGAACCCTTCTAGCCCTGCTGTAACCGATGTGGGTTACTACATTGACATCCTGGCTAACCGAGGGTTGTTCACATCAGACCAAACACTTCTGAGAAGCCCAGAAACAGCTAACCAAGTGAATCAAAATGCAAGGAACCCCATGCTTTGGAGGTTCAAATTTGCTGCTGCAATGTTGAAGATGGGTCAACTTGGCGTGCTAACTGGTAATGCTGGTGAGATACGTACGAATTGCAGGGTGATAAATAGCTAG